Below is a window of Rhea pennata isolate bPtePen1 chromosome 2, bPtePen1.pri, whole genome shotgun sequence DNA.
GACAGATTGGTATAGAACCTTCCAGCGGGCAGCTTGTCTCTGGAGGGGCAAAGGAAGAAGCTAAACAGGTAAGATGTCTTCTAGCAATAAATTTTGCAGTGGAGCTGGCATGCTCTCAGTTAAACATGAACCTATGAGGAATGGAGGTGCCTTAGATAGTACCTTTCACATCTTCCAAAATGAGGgaaaagcaggagggaaaattCCATCTAAATCCTTGTTGTTTTCCACCCAAAGAGCTTGGATGCCAAGGCAAGAATCTGTATTTCATATAGGAAAGAGTCAATGCTTGTAATAAAGAATCAGACCCTCAGCAGGAAACCTAGCTTTGAGTTGAGGCAAGAGGATTTGTTCCTCCAGAAGCAAAGAGGATGTGTGAGGTAATAGATAGGATGAGATAGGGCTGCATCTTACATTCTTATTTAATGAGTGGGTGGTTCAATATTAggaagtttctttttattatttcatttttaaactatttcttgttttgcttgCCCACCGATTACTGTTGAAGGCTACCTGTTGAAAGTTAAACTATAACCATGGATGTAGTCAGGTTGCAATGCACACTTTCTTTAATACAACACAGTTGATACTTAAAGATTTTGTCTCATTTCTTGATAGGCCCTAAAAAACATGGGAGAAATCCTGAAAGCTGCAGGCTGTGACTACTGCAATGGTAAGTGCTGCTATGGTGGTGGCACGTAAGTGACTTTTTTAcctggataaaaaaaaaatgaagtgaccTTTAAAGCTGATTGCTAAATATGCAGTTATCATCAATAGCTGGAAAAGACAAAAGGTGTCAGGAGTCTGggttaaaaaaatcaacatgcAAATCTTCTTTATATGATGGTAATCAATGGGTATCTGCCTTTCACCAGAAGTTCCTGCCTGTGGTACTAATATTTTAGCTCCAAACTGAGGAGGCTCAGCTGTAGATTGAGCTGCAACTGGCTACAGGCATTTTAAACATCCTAGACTTTACTCCAGGTAAAAGCAGGTCTGTAGCAATGGTGTTAATAATCTCAGCACCTtcagcacctttttttttttttttttcttaagagtttTCTAATAGTGGAGCCAAATTAGGATTAATGTTGGTTTGGGCGGtcatggattaaaaaaaagtcctagCACAGACCCTATCTTCAGGCATTTAATTGGGGAGGGTTTTAGTGGCAAATATTGTATATGATATAATTTATTGCCAGCAGTTGGATTACAACAGCTTTTTAATTCACTTGCTTCATCAGTTTTGTGCCTCTTGGAAGAATTGGGCTTAGAATGAAATTTTTAGtagatattttcaaagctgGTCAGGGATATCCAATTTTAATATGTACTGGATATCAGGATTTCTTAGGTGATTTGAAAGATCtcagtctgaaaaaataaactgattctTTATCCATGGTTCCTGAgagttttttaaaggaagtgaTGTATTTACATTTTGGGATACTTAGCTATTTCTAAACTAGTAGTGAAATAGGCTGATTTAGTAGCTCTAACAGTCAGTATCTCTCTGCAGAACTTTTCAAAACATTAGACTATTTGAGataaatatttggaataaaaatacagtataagtAATGCACTGAAGATTTTCAACTTTTGTATAAAATTTAAAGATCTGGATATccaaaaataactgcagttaTGTAATTTCTAGTTGTGAAGACTACTGTTTTGATGGCAGACATGAAAGACTTCAATGATATTAATGATATTTACAGACAATGTAAGTAgagattttgtttctattttatcaGTATGGCTTGTAGAACAAGTTGTATTTATTGTAACTAAAGTGTGATAATGACTTAGATGATACAGTTTCAGATTCTTTAAGATTCTGGAAGAAACataacattaaaacaaattaaaagaataatgtataattaagaaaaatgagcatAGACTGAAGGAGGTGATTACAGTGAGCCACGTATTGAATAAGAATTTGGGAGAGTATGCACATAGGTTTTTTATGTAACTTTGGATTTTCATTAGATAGTGCTTATGAACTGTAAGAACTGATCAGCTGGATACGTGTTTACTCATTGCCCAATGCCCCTTGTACCTGTAACTCAGTAAAGTAGTTCTAGCTGTTCTTTGGCTTTGGCTTATTAATGTACTTTGTCAGTTCAGTGCAGTGAAACTACCATTTTTGAGCTTAGCATTAACTCATTAACTCTCACTAGTACAAGTTTCATGTAATGATGCAAAATAGCTCTTATATTGTgaccagtgtgtgtgtgtgtgtgtgtgtgtgtgtttttttttttttttttttttttttttttttttttttttcctgttgttttaaTACCCTTGAGCTCAAGGCCTATTCCTAAACAGAAGAATAGGTCAGGGCCTGCTTTGCAAGAGGCcacctttttcctctttctttggtACGAGTAAAACTGACCTCGAATTTACTTTATGCAAATCTGGAGTCTTTGCTTGGGACTCTTTTGTCAGGgacctctttctccttcttgctgCTCTATGTGGAAGAGCCTTCTTCCACCCTCCAGTCTCTGCAATTGGATGATCACTGCTCCAATTTAATCTTTTCATGTTTAGCTGAGTTGGTGTTAAGGCCATGTCAGCAGAGTGAAAAATTATCACTAGCCTTTAGATCGTGTTTGTAGTTGCATTCCTGATGATGAATGGTAGCTTGTTGAGGTATTAGAGCAATGAATGTCCAAACAATGGAGAAGAACTGGCATAGAAGACTATTTGTCTTGTAGCCTTGAACGTGAAACCATTCTACAGACTTCTTTTTGTACAGATTACTTTGAACTTTGTTTTATCAAGCAAAGATAAATGATTGGTGGATGTTCTGtttaaattacagttttcaATACAAACTTCCCAGCCCGAGCAGCTTATCAAGTAGCTGCTTTGCCGAAAGTAAGTGTCACTTTTTGCttacaaaaatcaattttctgcAATTCTTTAGTTTTGAAACTTTCTGACAGCTTTTCTTAGGAATAGCTTCAAGAGCAATTATTTTGGTGGATAATCTTCTTAAGTATTTAGTTTACGTTTTTAAGTATACCAGTCTTATTCCCACATATAATAAAAGAGATCTGAAATGAtgagatatttttctgtgtggtgGAAGATGCCTACTACCCTAGAAATAAGGGGTTATAatacttaaaatgaattttcaatattatttaaCGTTGCTAAACTAGTAATAAAACCATCAGGAGTATAATCTCCTTCTAACGTGACTCCCTGTTTTTACAAGGTCATCTTCTTCTTTAGTGGTATAAATCCAGTTGCTTCAagttttatatgtgtgtgtgtctgtgtctgtatatctatatgtgtgtgtatatatatgtgtgtgtgtgtgtatgtatatctatatatattcCTAATGTTTCTTCGTTGTTTTGCTCACAGGGTGCCCGAGTTGAGATTGAAGCTGTTGCCATTCAAGGATCCATCCAAGATGCTTCAGCATGACTATAAATAGAGACTGAATATCCTGCAATAACAATTTTATTAGATTCAGTTTCATTCCTACAATTGACTATAGGCAGTTACATACAGTTGAAATCACTGATCTTACCTAAGAAAGGTGCATTGGGACCTTACATTCTCTAAAATGCAGACTTGCAATTAGTTCTTTGTAAGGAAACCCTGAAGTCTATGGGAGCCTTGTGAAAATCAGTTGAGCTTGTTGCTCAGATTAGGGTGTCTGAACTTACTGCAAGTAGGGGCCTTATTTTATGATTATTATCTGAATATCTAACCATAAAGTACACATTTTTAGATGAATATATGACAGCTACACTAGCAGTGATCTGCacatgaaaaattattatttagtaGGATATAGTAACTattttaagtaagaaaaaatgatagaaatggGAAAACTGTAGACCTTTGAactttgaatacatttttatttctgtattttggggAAATCTGCCATATTTGTTCTTGTGGAAATAATTACTTAAGAGAGTGAACActcatttcagaaagaagaatatCACACTTTTCTGAAGTAATGTGCTAACATTTATAAATTGGCTGTAAACGAATCTCTTCGTGCAACCTTTTCTAGAGAATTCAATTTTCAGTAtagcttaattaaaaaaaaaaggacttctAAGTTTatgatgaaaaatatcttttttaatgagaataaaTGATGATTGCATCtataaaatgtgtttgtgtCTTTTGGGAACAAACATTTCTCCTCctgattcttatttttaaataagtgctTTACATATCTATTTACTTGAGATTCAgttctgccatttttttcagGGCTAACATGCTTTTATACTCCATTACAAGAAATTCTTATCTTGCTTCTTCAATAAGAAATGTTTcaaacacacaaagaaatagATTTATTGCCGATCTCCTAATATCTAAGGATGAAAATAGTCTTCTAAGATAAGAAGCTTTCAGCTATAGTGACATTAGCAGTTCTGCCAGTTAAGAACAGAAGCATCTTTTTGATAGAGCGTTTAAACAATATTGAGAGTCAGAGTGGTGATGTTACATTATCCCATCCCTTTGCCTTTATCTCCTAGCTAAACAAGTAGAAATGGAtactatgtttttaaagaacttaTTTGAAAGTCAGATATCTCATGGTAGTCTAGATTTCTTGTCTTCCTCACAGGCATGTGCCAGAGCCCAATATCGGTTTATTCAGtgtaaatgaacaaaaattcTCTTTGCTGACAGTCTGTTGACCTGAACATCTTTATGTTCTCTTCTGCAAAGATGGCCATCCAGTttatacataaacacacacacacacacacatagaagACATAATGCTATGccttaattttcattaaaaaaagtagaaatagattaagggaaaaaaaagctatacaTGGGAACTTAGGGAATGTACTATTTCAGCTGTAGCTTTAACCGTATTAGGAGAGGGAGACCTGTAGGCTAGTCTATCGAGAGTCTGCTGTCATTGACAGCTGCACCAGAGTGCTGTGATTGACAGTCCCAGCATCCATTTCTAGTCCCATCTCTTCTTGTGACCAAACTTGCTCTGTTTTGGTAAGCCACAAGGCCTGACTCAGC
It encodes the following:
- the RIDA gene encoding 2-iminobutanoate/2-iminopropanoate deaminase; protein product: MASVVRKIISTAKAPAALGPYSQAVLVDRTMYIAGQIGIEPSSGQLVSGGAKEEAKQALKNMGEILKAAGCDYCNVVKTTVLMADMKDFNDINDIYRQFFNTNFPARAAYQVAALPKGARVEIEAVAIQGSIQDASA